In a single window of the Zea mays cultivar B73 chromosome 5, Zm-B73-REFERENCE-NAM-5.0, whole genome shotgun sequence genome:
- the LOC103627259 gene encoding protein IDA-LIKE 2: MAAAGCFEAGEASSGSRATPRRRGRRRPLLLAKKPPWRLVLAFLILMLVVPSCCQATARARGMQPFRGRPLLEPGSANRFLGFFPRGPVPPSGPSRQHNSIGAQDQSHP, translated from the coding sequence ATGGCCGCCGCCGGCTGTTTCGAAGCAGGAGAAGCCAGCAGCGGCAGCCGGGCGACGCCGCGGcggcgggggcggcggcggccattATTACTAGCCAAGAAGCCGCCGTGGCGGCTGGTGCTAGCCTTTTTGATCCTGATGCTGGTGGTGCCGAGCTGCTGCCAGGCGACGGCGCGAGCGCGAGGCATGCAGCCGTTCCGGGGCAGGCCGCTGCTGGAGCCAGGCAGCGCCAACCGTTTCCTGGGGTTCTTCCCCAGGGGCCCCGTGCCGCCGTCCGGCCCCTCGCGGCAGCACAACTCCATCGGAGCGCAGGACCAGAGCCATCCCTGA